The DNA region GGCTGATGTCGCGCGTGTAGACGGCGCCGATGGGAAGAACCGGACGAGCGGTCATCCCGGCCATGAGGATGACCCGGCCGCCCTGCCGCATCCTCGGCAGAAGCGCGGAGAAGTCGTGCCGGCCGCTGTTGTCCCACCAGACGTCGATGCCGTCCGGCGCGGCCCGGGCGATCTGCTCGTCCACGTCGTCGGCCGCGTAGTCGATCACGACGCGCGCACCCAGCGACAGGCACCAGTCCGCGTCCCGCGCGGATGCGGATGCGATGACCGTCGCGCCCCGGTGCGCGGCGAGCTGGATCACCGCGCTGCCGACACCGCCGCCGCCCCCGGCGACGAACAGCACTTCTCCCGGCTGGAGGCGGGCATGACGCGACAGCCCGAGATGGGCGGTGGAGGCCGTGTGCAGGAGCGGTGCGGCATCGAGTGCGGAGACGCCGTCCGGGAGACGGTAGAGCCGGTCGATCCCCACGACGACGAGTTCGCTCAGCGCGCCCTGGCGCCCGCCGTGCCCCAGACTGCTGGTCCACACCCGTGTGCCGGGGGCGAGCCCGGGCACGCCGAAGCCGACGGCGTCGACGATCCCGACCAGGTCCCTGCCGAGGACGAACGGGAACGGCGTCGGGGTGTCGTAGGCGCCGGATCGGACGAACAGGTCGACGTGGTCGACGGCGCTCGCCTCCATGCGCACGAGCACGTCCGTCGGGCCGAGATCGGGCACGGGGACGGGCCCGATCTGGATCCGGTCCACCCCACCGCGCTCGCGGATGAAGGCCGCCTTCGTCGTTCGCCGCTGCATGATGTCTCCGGGGCGCCGCAGCCGCCGCTCAGCCCTTGCGGTGCTCCCGGTAGTACGCCAGCAGTGCCTGGGTGGATGCGTCCTGCGCGGCCAGCGCAGCCGCGTCGCCCTCGATGGCGGGAGCGATCTGCAGCGCCAGCTGCTTGCCGAGCTCCACGCCCCACTGGTCGAAGGAGTTGATGCCCCAGATCACACCCTGCGTGAAGGTGATGTGCTCGTACAGGGCGATCAGCTGACCGAGCACCGACGGGGTCAGCGACGGTGCGAAGATCGACGTGGTGGGGCGGTTGCCGCTGAACGTGCGCGCGGCGACGAGGGGACCCGTGGTGCCCTCGGCCTCGACCTCCTCGGCCGTCTTGCCGAAGGCGAGCGCCCTGGTCTGGGCGAGGAAGTTCGCCAGGAACAGCCCGTGCACGTCGCGGCCGCCGTCCTGCAGGGGGTAGGCGGGGTTGACGAAGGCGATGAAGTCGGCGGGGATCAGGCGGGTGCCCTGGTGGATCAGCTGGTAGAACGCGTGCTGGCCGTTGGTACCGGGCTCGCCCCAGAACACCTCGCCGGTGCTCGTGGTGACCGGCGAGCCGTCCCACCGCACCGACTTGCCGTTGGACTCCATGGTCAGCTGCTGCAGGTATGCGGCGAAGCGGCTCAGCTGCTGCGCGTAGGGCAGCACGGCGTGCGACTGCGCGCCCAGGAAGTTCGAGTACCAGACGTTCAGGAGCCCCATCAGCACGGGCACGTTCTGCGCGAGGGGAGTGGTGCGCACATGCTCGTCGACGGCGTGGAAGCCCGAAAGCAGCTCGCGGAACCGCTCCGGGCCGAAGACCACGGCCAGCGACAGGCCGATCGCCGAGTCGACCGAGTAGCGGCCACCGACCCAGTCCCAGAAGCCGAAGGCGTTGGAGGGGTCGATGCCGAAGGCCGCCACCTTGTCGAGCGCGGTGGAGACGGCCACGAAATGGTGCGCGACGGCATCCGTCCGGCTCTGCTCGTCGTCGCCGATGGCGCCGGATGCCGCGAGGCCCGCCCACATCCAGTCACGGGCCAGGCGCGCATTGGTGAGCGTCTCCAGCGTCGTGAAGGTCTTGGACGCGACGATGAACAGCGTGGTCTCGGGATCGAGATCCGCGGTCTTCTGCGCGAGGTCGGTGGGGTCGATGTTCGACACGAACCGGGCCTGGATCCCGGCATCCGCGTAGGGCTTGAGCGCCTCATACACCATGACGGGCCCGAGGTCCGAGCCGCCGATGCCGATGTTCACGACGTGCGTGACCTTCTTGCCCGTCACTCCCAGCCAGCCTCCCGAGCGCACCCGGTCGGCGAAGGCGGACAGCGCGTCGAGCACGGACTGCACGTCGGCGTCGACATCCTGGCCGTCCACGACCAGGGCGGGGGAGGCGCCGGCGGGGCGGCGCAGGGCGGTGTGCAGCACCGCGCGGTCCTCGGTGGTGTTGATGTGGGCGCCGGACAGCATCGCCGCGAAGCGCTCGGCCACGCCGGTCTGCTCGGCCAGACGCACGAGGGATGCGAGGATCTCGTCGGTGACGAGGTTCTTCGACAGGTCCACATGCAGGTCCGCCAGCGGGAGGCTCAGGCGCCGCACTCGGTCGGGATCGGTCGCGAACCAGTCGCGCAGATCGGGGGAGAAGCCCTCGCTCGCGGCGGTGAGCTCTGCCCAGGCAGGGGTGGTGGTCGCATCGATCGGAGCGGTCATGACAGCTACGTTAGTGCCAGTGGGAGCACTCGGACGCGAGATTGCCGGCCGGCTCGCCCAGGGCTCCCTCACAGGATCGCGGACCAGCATCCCGGCGGGCCGGTGAAGGCGCCGGGAGACGGGGTCGCGCGGGCCCTGCGCACGGTAGCGTTGACGCTGAGCGACGTCGTGCGGTGACGCCGAACGTGATCCAGGAGGAACAGTGAAGACAGTCCCGTTCGCAGGCGCGGCCGCCCCTGCCGTCATCGCGGGGATGATGCGCATCCCCGACAAGACCGATGCCGAGGTCCGAGAGCTGTACGACACCGCGCGCGCGGCGGGCATCGACTTCTTCGACCACGCCGACATCTACGGCGGCGCCATGCACGTGTGCGAGGACCGCTTCGCGTCGGCGCTGCAGCTGACGCCCTCCGAGCGCGACGAGATCACCCTGCAGACCAAGTGCGGTATCGTGCCGGCCGAGCAGATGTTCGACTTCTCCTACGAGCACATCATCACTCAGGTCGAGGGGTCGCTGAAGGCCCTGCGGACCGACCGCATCGACGTGCTGCTGCTGCACCGCCCGGACGCGCTCGTGGAGCCCGAGGAGGTCGCCCGCGCCTTCGACGAGCTGGAGTCCTCCGGCAAGGTGCGCGCCTTCGGCGTCTCCAATCACACGCCCCGTCAGATCGACCTGCTGCGCACGGCGGTGCGTCAGCCGCTGGTGGCCGACCAGCTGCAGCTGTCCATCACGCACTCGCCGATCATCGCGCAGGGGGTGGCGGCGAACATGTCCGGCGAGGACCAGAGCATCGTCCGCGATGGGGGCGGGATCGTCGAGTACTGCCGCATCAACGGCATCACCATCCAGGCATGGTCGCCGTTCCAGGCCGGGTTCTTCGACGGCGTGTTCCTCGGCAGTCCGAAGCACGCCGAGCTGAACGCCGTGATCGACCGGCTGGCGGCGAAGCACTCCGTGGAGCCGATCGCCATCGCGACCGCCTGGATCACCCGCCACCCGGCGCACATGCAGGTCGTGCTGGGCACCACCACCCCGCAGCGGGTGACGGATGCCGCCGCCGGCGCCGACGTCGAACTCAGCCGCGCCGAGTGGTACGAGCTGTTCCGCGCGGCCGGGCACCTCCTTCCCTGAGATCGGAGCCCGCCATGACCGCACGCGATCCGCTCATCGACGTCGTCGAGCTCCAGGAGCGGCTGAACGACGTGCACGTGCTCGACGCGCGCTGGCGACTCGGCCACGACGACGGGCACGAACGGTATCTGGCCGGACACATCCCCGGGGCCGTGTTCGTCGACGTCGACCGGGAGCTGTCCCGCCACGGCCGGCCGGCCGAGGGACGGCATCCGCTTCCGGATGACGCGGCGCTCGCCGAAGCCGCGCGACGCTGGGGCATCCGCGCCGGACGGACCGTCGTCGTCTACGACGATGCGCGCATGCTGCCCGCGTCCCGCGCCTGGTGGGCGCTGCGGCGGGCGGGGCTCGCCGACGTCCGGGTGCTGGACGGGGGCTGGCGGGC from Microbacterium soli includes:
- a CDS encoding NADPH:quinone reductase, translating into MQRRTTKAAFIRERGGVDRIQIGPVPVPDLGPTDVLVRMEASAVDHVDLFVRSGAYDTPTPFPFVLGRDLVGIVDAVGFGVPGLAPGTRVWTSSLGHGGRQGALSELVVVGIDRLYRLPDGVSALDAAPLLHTASTAHLGLSRHARLQPGEVLFVAGGGGGVGSAVIQLAAHRGATVIASASARDADWCLSLGARVVIDYAADDVDEQIARAAPDGIDVWWDNSGRHDFSALLPRMRQGGRVILMAGMTARPVLPIGAVYTRDISLLGFAISNASVTDLADSARVVNSLLAAGRLRARVGATFHLDETAAAHRAMESGDVTGRIVIVP
- the pgi gene encoding glucose-6-phosphate isomerase, producing the protein MTAPIDATTTPAWAELTAASEGFSPDLRDWFATDPDRVRRLSLPLADLHVDLSKNLVTDEILASLVRLAEQTGVAERFAAMLSGAHINTTEDRAVLHTALRRPAGASPALVVDGQDVDADVQSVLDALSAFADRVRSGGWLGVTGKKVTHVVNIGIGGSDLGPVMVYEALKPYADAGIQARFVSNIDPTDLAQKTADLDPETTLFIVASKTFTTLETLTNARLARDWMWAGLAASGAIGDDEQSRTDAVAHHFVAVSTALDKVAAFGIDPSNAFGFWDWVGGRYSVDSAIGLSLAVVFGPERFRELLSGFHAVDEHVRTTPLAQNVPVLMGLLNVWYSNFLGAQSHAVLPYAQQLSRFAAYLQQLTMESNGKSVRWDGSPVTTSTGEVFWGEPGTNGQHAFYQLIHQGTRLIPADFIAFVNPAYPLQDGGRDVHGLFLANFLAQTRALAFGKTAEEVEAEGTTGPLVAARTFSGNRPTTSIFAPSLTPSVLGQLIALYEHITFTQGVIWGINSFDQWGVELGKQLALQIAPAIEGDAAALAAQDASTQALLAYYREHRKG
- a CDS encoding aldo/keto reductase — encoded protein: MMRIPDKTDAEVRELYDTARAAGIDFFDHADIYGGAMHVCEDRFASALQLTPSERDEITLQTKCGIVPAEQMFDFSYEHIITQVEGSLKALRTDRIDVLLLHRPDALVEPEEVARAFDELESSGKVRAFGVSNHTPRQIDLLRTAVRQPLVADQLQLSITHSPIIAQGVAANMSGEDQSIVRDGGGIVEYCRINGITIQAWSPFQAGFFDGVFLGSPKHAELNAVIDRLAAKHSVEPIAIATAWITRHPAHMQVVLGTTTPQRVTDAAAGADVELSRAEWYELFRAAGHLLP